The nucleotide window GGCCCTGGCAGCTCCACCGAGCTGCTGAACCTGTTCATATTCCGTACCTTCGGGCAGGGACTGTACGCCCAGGCCACCACCATGAGTCTGGTGCTGTTCCTGGCGGTGGTGTTGCTGGCCTTCCCGGTGATCGGGATGCTGCGTCGTCGTGAGAGGAACATGACATGAGCACCACGAAGATCCTGCGAAGTGTGGTGCAACCGGTGGTGGCTGTGACCCTGGCACTGCTGCTGGTGGGGGTACCTCTGTGGACAGTGCTGGTGACGGCAGGCAAGTCGCAGGCGGAGGCGCTGTCCCCAGACCTGTCCTTGCCGTCCCAGTGGCAGCTGGGGCAGAACCTGCGGGAGGTGGCGGCAACCAGCGACATCGGCTGGGCTTTCCTGGGCAGCCTGCTGCTGCTGGTGCCTTCCGTGCTGGCGGTGCTGGTGCTGGGCTCTATGGCCTCCTGGGTGCTGGCACGGCGTTCCGGCCGGGCGGCGGCGGCAGTCTACGCCTTGGGGATCTCCGGGATTATCCTGCCGCCCGCGGTGGTCACCCTGGTGCTGCTGCTGCGCCAGCTGGGCCTGGCGGGCACGACGGTGGGCATGATCTGCACCTACACGGGCATGTACATGTCCACAGTGATCTTCTTTGTGACCGGTTTCGTGCGCACGGTGCCGGAGTCGCTGGAGGAGGCCGCACGGATCGACGGCGCCGGACCAGTGCGGGTGTTCCTGACGATCATCCTGCCGCTACTGCGCCCGGTGCTGGCCACAGCCACCATCCTGATCAGCCTGTACGTGTGGAACGACGTGTTCTACGCCTTGTTCATTGTGGGGGGCCGCCTGGACACGCTACCGCTGAACCTGTTCGACGTGGCCAGTGCAGGGGTGCATCTGAACAACTGGCACCTGATCTTCAGCTATGTGCTGCTGATGAGCGCCCCGCTGATCATTTTGTTCGCGGTGTTCCAGCGCTCGATCATCTCCGGTATCACTTCCGGTGCCGTGAAGTAGCGGGTGGCACACTCCCGCGCATTTCCTGGTACCCCCGGGGGGTTCTTGACTCTCCTACCCCCGGGGGTACCCTCCTTGCTGCCAGGAGTTGGCGCGCTGTAGCCGGTTGGCGGCCCTACCGCCCGGAAGCAGACACCACCTGACTGAGCCGAACACCGCCAGCAGCCACGAGCCCAAGGAGCAGCAGATGAGTGAGTTCACCACCGACGGCGTCGACCGCACCACCACCCTGAAGGTCTCAGGCATGACCTGCCACCACTGCGTGGCCCATGTGACCGAGGAGCTGGAGGCACTGGCCGGGGTCAAGAACGTGTCTGTTCTGCTGAACAAGGGTGGCCAGTCAGTGGTCACGGTGGTCTCTGACTGCGTGCTGGACGACGCCGTGCTGCGTGAGGCTGTGGACGAGGCAGGCGACTACACCGTGGACACTATCGAGCGCGACCTGCCCTGACCGGGCACGGGTAGACAGCGAGGTCGGTGCCCGGGCTGGTACCGGCTCTGGAGCTTCCAGGCTGGGTGGGGCTGCGCCTGCCGGGGGGCACAGGCTTGAGCAGCCGCAGGAGGATCATGAGCTACCCGACTACCCCAGCAGGCACCCCGGACGCAGCGGACACCACCTCGGCCACGCGGGTGGTCTCCCTGGCGGTCAGCGGTATGACCTGCGCCTCCTGCGTGGCCCGAGTGGAGAAGAAGCTCTCCCGGCTCGACGGCGTGCAGGCCTGCGTCAACCTGGCCACCGAGTCCGCCCAGGTGACCGCCCCCGCCACGGTCAGCGACGAGGAGCTGCTGCGCACCGTGGCCCACGCCGGTTACAGCGCTACGATCACCGCCACCACGGCCGCCTTGCCCGAGACGGCG belongs to Actinomyces trachealis and includes:
- a CDS encoding carbohydrate ABC transporter permease, which gives rise to MSTTKILRSVVQPVVAVTLALLLVGVPLWTVLVTAGKSQAEALSPDLSLPSQWQLGQNLREVAATSDIGWAFLGSLLLLVPSVLAVLVLGSMASWVLARRSGRAAAAVYALGISGIILPPAVVTLVLLLRQLGLAGTTVGMICTYTGMYMSTVIFFVTGFVRTVPESLEEAARIDGAGPVRVFLTIILPLLRPVLATATILISLYVWNDVFYALFIVGGRLDTLPLNLFDVASAGVHLNNWHLIFSYVLLMSAPLIILFAVFQRSIISGITSGAVK
- a CDS encoding heavy-metal-associated domain-containing protein, giving the protein MSEFTTDGVDRTTTLKVSGMTCHHCVAHVTEELEALAGVKNVSVLLNKGGQSVVTVVSDCVLDDAVLREAVDEAGDYTVDTIERDLP